Proteins encoded by one window of Akkermansia muciniphila ATCC BAA-835:
- a CDS encoding GNAT family N-acetyltransferase, translating to MACTFPIERETAVWPPSAPLRELLLDADPDERRIAGHLAHGELYVAKNCGTAAGVIVIRQTGKHTWEIMNCSVAPEYRRQRCGTALVRHALNIIRNKGGRYAEVGTSDASPGPMALYESCGFQVYGVINNHFTDNYPEPVWDNGVQCIDMIRMRADLSLRKEGAHHAAQKA from the coding sequence ATGGCCTGCACCTTTCCTATAGAGCGGGAGACGGCCGTGTGGCCCCCGTCCGCCCCCCTCAGGGAACTCCTGCTGGATGCGGATCCGGACGAACGCCGGATAGCGGGTCACCTGGCCCACGGCGAACTTTACGTCGCAAAAAACTGCGGGACTGCCGCCGGAGTCATTGTTATCCGTCAGACGGGGAAACATACATGGGAAATCATGAATTGCTCCGTAGCTCCTGAATATAGAAGGCAGCGTTGCGGAACAGCCCTGGTACGGCATGCCCTGAACATCATCAGAAACAAAGGGGGCCGGTATGCGGAAGTGGGAACGTCCGATGCGTCTCCGGGGCCAATGGCCCTATATGAAAGCTGCGGATTCCAGGTCTATGGCGTTATCAACAACCACTTCACGGACAACTATCCGGAACCCGTCTGGGACAACGGCGTGCAATGTATTGACATGATCCGCATGCGTGCGGACCTCTCCCTTCGGAAAGAAGGAGCGCATCATGCTGCTCAGAAAGCATAA